Proteins found in one Massilia sp. H6 genomic segment:
- a CDS encoding FAD-dependent monooxygenase, which yields MSCMNTTTAQHRSDVCIVGNGAIAKTAALGFAQSGYSVTLLVPPPRPAPERAVTSAADKPWDVRVYALNHTAHDLLASLKVWGALDLARVQAVDAMDVHGDGKQGGSLGFDAFGAHVGTLAWIVEDSNLNDALDAALKFAANVQLVTGCAAELTCGEQGASVRLDDGSNIACELMVGADGRESWVRGQCDIGVDYRMYHQRAIVSNFECEQPHHGVAHQWFTCADGIIALLPLPGKRVSLVWSAPETLADTLMEESLGEMAIRLAEYADEKLGTLRPLQPAAVKAVPLALVRPHSPVAPRVALVGDAAHAVHPLAGHGMNLGFGDIVDLLEVLRSREDRRGIADERVLARYARMRKEDVLLMQLATDGLERLFGANLEPVRVVRNFGLNLLDKLPGIKRRLMTHAMGK from the coding sequence ATGTCTTGCATGAACACGACTACCGCCCAGCACCGCAGCGATGTCTGCATCGTCGGCAATGGCGCCATCGCCAAGACCGCCGCCCTTGGTTTTGCCCAGTCGGGGTATAGCGTCACCTTGTTGGTGCCGCCGCCGCGCCCGGCGCCGGAACGAGCCGTCACGTCGGCCGCCGACAAGCCGTGGGACGTGCGCGTCTATGCCCTGAACCACACCGCGCACGACCTGCTGGCCTCGCTCAAGGTATGGGGCGCGCTCGACCTGGCGCGGGTGCAGGCGGTCGATGCGATGGATGTCCATGGCGACGGCAAGCAAGGCGGCAGCCTCGGCTTCGACGCGTTTGGCGCCCATGTCGGCACGCTCGCCTGGATTGTCGAGGACAGCAACCTCAATGACGCGCTGGATGCGGCGCTCAAGTTTGCCGCTAATGTCCAGCTGGTCACTGGCTGCGCGGCCGAACTCACCTGCGGCGAGCAGGGTGCCAGCGTTCGGCTCGACGATGGCAGCAACATCGCCTGCGAACTCATGGTCGGCGCCGACGGCCGCGAATCCTGGGTGCGCGGCCAGTGCGATATCGGGGTCGATTACCGGATGTACCACCAGCGTGCCATCGTCAGCAATTTCGAGTGCGAACAGCCGCACCACGGCGTCGCCCACCAGTGGTTTACCTGCGCGGACGGCATCATCGCGCTGCTGCCGCTGCCGGGCAAGCGCGTCTCGCTGGTATGGTCGGCGCCGGAAACGCTGGCCGACACGCTGATGGAAGAATCGCTCGGCGAAATGGCGATTCGCCTTGCCGAATACGCCGACGAAAAACTCGGCACGCTGCGTCCGCTGCAACCGGCGGCGGTCAAGGCAGTACCGCTGGCGCTGGTGCGCCCGCATTCGCCGGTCGCGCCGCGCGTGGCCCTGGTGGGCGACGCCGCCCACGCGGTACATCCGCTGGCCGGCCATGGCATGAACCTGGGTTTTGGCGACATTGTCGACCTGCTCGAAGTACTGCGCAGCCGCGAGGACCGGCGCGGTATCGCCGACGAGCGCGTGCTGGCCCGCTACGCGCGCATGCGCAAGGAAGACGTGCTGCTCATGCAACTGGCAACGGACGGTCTCGAGCGCTTGTTCGGCGCCAATCTCGAACCGGTGCGCGTGGTACGCAATTTCGGATTAAACTTGCTCGATAAGTTGCCTGGGATTAAGCGCCGCCTGATGACGCATGCCATGGGCAAGTAA
- a CDS encoding DsbC family protein codes for MLKTKVAVLLATGLLASCVEAQNTTEASIKKALEPRLGGAKIESIRETPYGGLYEVRVAGDILYTDKKGEYLFIGRVYDTKTSTDLTTARLEEINKITFSDLPLEMALKHVKGNGKRTIAVFEDPNCGYCKRLRQTTLKDIDNVTIYTFMYNILSEDSFVKSKNIWCAPDRNKAWDDWMVNGKLPPTAPSACTTPNDKIVALGQKLKIQGTPAIFFTDGSRIPGAIDLKSLEAKLQSVK; via the coding sequence ATGTTGAAAACAAAGGTCGCCGTCCTGCTGGCGACGGGCCTGCTTGCATCCTGCGTCGAAGCGCAGAACACGACCGAGGCGAGCATCAAGAAGGCGCTCGAGCCGCGCCTGGGCGGCGCCAAGATCGAATCGATCCGCGAGACGCCTTACGGCGGGCTGTATGAGGTCCGGGTCGCCGGCGACATCCTGTACACCGACAAGAAGGGTGAGTACCTGTTCATCGGCCGGGTCTACGATACCAAGACCTCGACCGACCTGACCACCGCCCGCCTTGAAGAAATCAACAAGATCACGTTCTCCGACCTGCCGCTGGAGATGGCGCTCAAGCATGTCAAGGGCAATGGCAAGCGCACCATCGCGGTGTTCGAAGATCCGAACTGCGGCTATTGCAAGCGCCTGCGCCAGACCACGCTCAAGGATATCGACAACGTCACGATCTATACCTTCATGTACAACATCCTGTCCGAGGATTCGTTCGTGAAGTCCAAGAACATCTGGTGCGCCCCCGACCGCAACAAGGCCTGGGACGACTGGATGGTCAATGGCAAGCTGCCGCCGACCGCACCAAGCGCCTGCACCACGCCGAACGACAAGATCGTGGCGCTCGGACAGAAGCTCAAGATCCAGGGCACGCCGGCGATTTTCTTCACCGATGGCTCCCGCATCCCTGGCGCGATCGACCTGAAGTCGCTGGAGGCCAAGCTGCAGTCGGTCAAGTAA
- a CDS encoding (2Fe-2S)-binding protein produces the protein MLTLHINGQDRQVDADPAMPILWALRDNLDMTGTKFGCGAALCGACTVHLDGDPVRSCITPLSAAQGRQITTIEAMAGDTVGKAVQDAWVKNDVPQCGYCQSGQVMSAVALLRSNPRPRDADIDLAMSGNICRCGTYQRIRAAIKDAAGALA, from the coding sequence ATGCTCACCTTGCACATCAATGGGCAAGACCGACAGGTCGACGCCGATCCGGCCATGCCGATTCTATGGGCGCTGCGCGACAATCTCGACATGACCGGCACCAAGTTCGGCTGCGGGGCAGCGCTGTGCGGCGCCTGCACCGTGCACCTGGACGGCGATCCGGTGCGCTCTTGCATCACGCCGCTGTCCGCGGCGCAGGGGCGGCAAATCACGACCATCGAAGCCATGGCCGGCGACACGGTCGGCAAGGCGGTGCAGGATGCGTGGGTGAAGAACGATGTGCCACAGTGCGGCTACTGCCAAAGCGGGCAGGTGATGAGTGCCGTGGCCCTGTTGCGCAGTAACCCGCGCCCACGCGATGCCGATATCGACCTGGCGATGAGCGGCAACATCTGCCGCTGCGGCACCTACCAACGCATTCGCGCGGCCATCAAGGATGCCGCCGGCGCGCTGGCCTGA
- a CDS encoding NTP transferase domain-containing protein: MPPARWPEVVPTGVLLAAGRGRRFDPAGVRNKLLQQLPGGDLVVLASARRLLACVPRVVAVVPPHDGGVADALRALGCEVTVCAQADSGMGASLVHAIGQSLRDALPAGGWLVALGDMPFVQDATLAALRDAVAPAAAAGTIAVPVYAGRRGNPVAFGARHLDALLALGGDQGARGLLAAHAVTEVAVDDPGILRDIDTPSDLVL; encoded by the coding sequence ATGCCGCCGGCGCGCTGGCCTGAGGTGGTCCCCACGGGCGTGCTGCTAGCGGCCGGCAGGGGGCGCCGTTTCGACCCCGCGGGCGTGCGCAACAAGCTGCTGCAGCAGCTGCCCGGCGGCGACCTGGTGGTGCTTGCCAGCGCGCGCCGGCTGCTCGCCTGTGTTCCCCGCGTGGTCGCGGTCGTGCCGCCGCACGATGGCGGCGTGGCCGATGCGCTACGCGCGCTTGGCTGCGAAGTCACCGTGTGCGCCCAGGCCGACAGCGGGATGGGCGCTTCGCTGGTTCATGCCATTGGCCAATCCTTGCGCGACGCATTGCCGGCCGGCGGCTGGCTGGTGGCCCTGGGCGACATGCCCTTCGTGCAGGACGCCACGCTGGCCGCGCTGCGCGACGCGGTGGCGCCCGCGGCCGCCGCCGGCACGATCGCGGTGCCGGTGTACGCTGGGCGGCGTGGCAATCCGGTGGCTTTCGGCGCCCGCCATCTCGATGCGCTGCTGGCGCTGGGCGGCGACCAGGGCGCGCGCGGCCTGCTCGCGGCGCATGCGGTTACCGAAGTCGCGGTGGACGATCCTGGCATCCTGCGCGACATCGACACCCCCTCCGATCTTGTCCTGTGA